From a single Brassica napus cultivar Da-Ae chromosome C9, Da-Ae, whole genome shotgun sequence genomic region:
- the LOC106445398 gene encoding phenylacetaldehyde synthase codes for MENGSRHVLKPMDSEQLREYGHRMVDFIADYYKTIESFPVLSQVQPGYLHNLLPDSAPDHPETVEQVLDDVKTKILPGVTHWQSPNFFAYYPSNSSVAGFLGEMLSAGLGIVGFSWVTSPAATELEMIVLDWLAKLLNLPEHFLCKGNGGGVIQGSASEAILVVMIAARDKVLRSAGKNSLGKLVVYSSDQTHSALQKACQIAGIHPENCRVLKADSSTNYALRPELLQEAVSRDLEAGLIPFFLCGNVGTTSSAAVDPLAALGKIAKSNEIWFHVDAAYAGSACICPEYRQYIDGVETADSFNMNAHKWFLTNFDCSLLWVKDQHALTEALSTNPEFLKNKASQANLVVDYKDWQIPLGRRFRSLKLWMVLRLYGAETLKNYIRNHIKLAKDLEQLVSQDPNFEVITPRIFSLVCFRMVPIDDDENKCNSRNLELLEAVNSSGKLFISHTALSGKIVLRCAIGAPLTEEKHVKETWKVIQEKASYLLRK; via the exons at GGAAAATGGTAGTAGGCACGTGCTGAAGCCGATGGACTCTGAGCAACTGAGAGAGTACGGACATCGAATGGTGGACTTCATTGCTGATTATTACAAAACTATCGAATCTTTCCCTGTCCTTAGCCAAGTTCAG CCTGGTTATCTTCACAACCTTTTGCCTGATTCAGCACCAGACCACCCTGAAACAGTTGAACAAGTTCTTGATG ATGTTAAAACGAAGATATTGCCTGGAGTAACTCATTGGCAAAGCCCCAACTTCTTTGCTTATTACCCATCTAACAGCAGCGTTGCAGGGTTCTTGGGTGAGATGTTGAGTGCTGGTCTTGGAATTGTTGGTTTTAGTTGGGTCACTTCTCCAGCTGCCACTGAGCTCGAAATGATCGTTCTTGATTGGCTTGCCAAACTTCTAAACCTACCCGAGCATTTTCTCTGCAAAG GAAATGGAGGTGGAGTCATTCAAGGGTCAGCTAGTGAAGCTATTCTTGTTGTTATGATTGCTGCCCGCGATAAGGTCTTAAGAAGTGCTGGCAAGAACTCCCTTGGGAAGCTCGTTGTCTACTCCTCTGACCAGACACATTCAGCTTTACAGAAAGCTTGCCAG ATAGCCGGAATCCATCCGGAGAATTGCAGGGTGCTGAAAGCTGATTCCTCTACAAATTATGCTCTGCGTCCAGAATTGCTTCAAGAAGCCGTTTCTCGAGATCTTGAAGCTGGATTGATTCCATTCTTCTTGTGTGGCAAT GTTGGAACAACTTCTTCAGCAGCAGTTGATCCACTAGCCGCACTGGGAAAGATTGCAAAG AGCAATGAGATATGGTTTCACGTGGACGCAGCGTACGCTGGAAGTGCTTGTATATGTCCAGAGTATCGACAGTACATTGACGGAGTAGAAACTGCAGACTCTTTTAACATGAATGCTCACAAATGGTTCCTCACCAACTTCGATTGTTCCCTACTTTGGGTGAAG GATCAGCATGCTCTCACTGAAGCTCTGTCAACAAATCCAGAGTTTCTCAAAAACAAG GCCTCTCAGGCAAACTTAGTTGTTGATTACAAAGACTGGCAGATCCCTCTCGGACGAAGATTCAG ATCATTGAAACTATGGATGGTTTTAAGGCTCTACGGAGCTGAGACTTTGAAGAACTATATAAGAAACCACATCAAACTGGCTAAAGATCTTGAACAACTCGTCTCTCAAGATCCTAACTTTGAGGTTATCACTCCTCGGATATTTTCCCTCGTCTGTTTCCGTATGGTTCCTATTGAtgacgacgaaaacaagtgtaATAGTCGAAACCTCGAGCTCCTAGAGGCAGTAAATTCCTCAGGGAAACTCTTCATTTCTCACACT GCTTTGTCGGGAAAAATCGTTCTACGTTGCGCCATTGGAGCGCCATTGACAGAGGAGAAGCACGTGAAGGAGACATGGAAGGTTATTCAGGAAAAAGCATCTTACTTGCTTCGCAAGTAA
- the LOC106445399 gene encoding ABC transporter C family member 5 has product MGTLLRALRDLPLVEASSICITLALLLVFIIDISARRLLLCLRRGPFLKHDSIGISSSGDARELQVTIGYKFSVLCCFFVLIVHVSVLVLDVVGVTKERNAISVLFSPVTEVVAWLVLCASVVRCNYTSAEKFPLLLRLWWVVGFFFCLWALIIDSRELVVNGSNHLSSHVVGNFVSAPALAFLCFVALRGVSGLRVITTHSHLLDPLLVEEEEEEKAGCLSVTSYSDAGLFSLATLSWLNPLLSLGAKRPLDLKDIPLLAPKDRAKTNYRILNFNWEKLKAENPSKPPSLAWAILKSFWKEAACNAVFAGLNTLVSYVGPYLVNDFVNYLGGKETYPHEGYILAGIFFAAKLAETLTTRQWYLGVDILGMHVRSALTAMVYRKGLKLSSITKQNHTSGEIVNYMAVDVQRVGDYSWYLHDMWMLPLQIVLALGILYRSVGVAAVATLAATVFSIIATIPLAKIQEDYQDKLMSAKDDRMRKTSECLRNMRILKLQAWEDRYRVVLEGMRSTEFKWLRKALYSQAFITFIFWSSPIFVAAITFATAIGLGTQLTAGGVLSALATFRILQEPLRNFPDLVSMMAQTKVSLDRISGFLQEEELQEDATIILCQGMTETSVEIKDGCFSWDPSWVRPTLFDIHLNVKRGMRVAVCGVVGSGKSSFLSCILGEIPKISGEVRICGSAAYVSQSAWIQSGNIEENILFGSPMDKAKYKNVIHACSLKRDLELFSHGDQTIIGDRGINLSGGQKQRVQLARALYQDADVYLLDDPFSAVDAHTGSELFKEYILTALADKTVIFVTHQVEFLPTTDLILVLRDGQIIQSGKYEELLQAGTDFLSLVSAHHEAIEAMDIPSHSSEDSDSHHGIDQSLPHNPKSNASSSNIEILAKEVQEGPSGSNQKATKEKKKAKRLRKKQLVQEEERVRGRVNMKVYWSYMAAAYKGLLIPLIIIAQTLFQFLQIASNWWMAWANPQTEGDQAKVSSTVLLLVFIALAFGSSVFIFVRAILVATFGLVAAQKLFLNMLRSVFRAPMSFFDSTPAGRILNRVSIDQSVVDLDIPFRLGGFASTTIQLIGIVGVMTNVTWQVFLLVIPTGIACLWMQKYYMASSRELVRIVSIQKSPIIHLFGESIAGAATIRGFGQEKRFMKRNLYLLDCFARPFFCSIAAIEWLCLRMELLSTFVFAFCMILLVSFPHGTIDPSMAGLAVTYGLNLNARLSRWILSFCKLENKIISIERIYQYSQIPSEAPTFIEDAHPPPSWPENGAIEINNLKVRYGENLPTVLHGVNCVFPGGKKIGIVGRTGSGKSTLIQALFRLIEPYAGQIIIDGIDISSIGLHDLRGRLSIIPQDPTLFEGTIRGNLDPLEEHTDQEVWQALDKSQLGDIVRAKDQKLDTPVLENGDNWSVGQRQLVSLGRALLKQARILVLDEATASVDSATDNLIQKILRTEFGDCTVCTIAHRIPTVIDSDLVLVLSDGLVAEFDTPTRLLEDKSSMFLRLVTEYSSRSSGIPDF; this is encoded by the exons ATGGGCACCCTCTTGAGAGCTCTTCGTGACTTACCACTTGTGGAAGCGTCTTCGATCTGCATCACTTTGGCTCTTCTCTTAGTGTTTATCATCGATATCTCCGCGAGACGGTTGCTTCTCTGCCTCCGTCGCGGTCCTTTCCTCAAACACGACTCTATAGGAATCTCTAGTTCAGGAGACGCCCGCGAGCTTCAAGTCACCATTGGCTACAAATTCTCGGTTCTTTGCTGTTTCTTCGTCTTAATCGTGCACGTTTCAGTTTTAGTGTTGGATGTTGTCGGAGTAACTAAGGAAAGAAACGCGATTAGTGTTCTTTTCTCGCCGGTTACAGAGGTTGTAGCTTGGTTAGTGTTGTGCGCATCAGTTGTTCGATGTAATTACACCTCTGCGGAAAAGTTCCCTTTGCTGTTAAGGCTATGGTGGGTTGTgggtttcttcttttgtttatgGGCTTTGATCATAGACTCCAGAGAGCTTGTTGTGAACGGCTCGAACCATTTGTCTTCACACGTCGTTGGGAACTTTGTTTCAGCTCCTGCTCTGGCTTTCCTCTGCTTCGTGGCTCTCAGAGGTGTATCAGGTCTTCGAGTTATTACTACACATTCACATCTTCTTGACCCTCTGCttgtcgaagaagaagaagaagaaaaagctgGGTGTCTCAGTGTTACTTCCTACAGCGACGCCGGGTTGTTCAGCCTCGCTACGCTTTCGTGGCTGAATCCTCTCCTCTCCCTTGGCGCGAAGAGGCCGTTGGATCTCAAGGACATTCCTCTGCTCGCTCCCAAAGACCGGGCAAAGACCAACTACAGAATCTTGAACTTTAACTGGGAGAAGCTAAAGGCTGAGAATCCCTCAAAACCACCTTCTCTTGCTTGGGCCATCTTGAAGTCGTTTTGGAAAGAAGCGGCTTGTAATGCAGTCTTTGCTGGCTTGAACACTCTTGTCTCTTATGTGGGTCCTTATTTGGTGAATGACTTTGTTAATTATCTGGGTGGGAAAGAGACTTACCCTCACGAGGGTTACATCCTCGCTGGTATCTTCTTTGCGGCCAAGCTCGCGGAGACTTTAACAACTCGGCAGTGGTATCTTGGTGTCGATATCTTGGGGATGCATGTCAGATCAGCTCTAACGGCTATGGTGTACAGAAAAGGGCTCAAACTCTCGAGTATAACCAAGCAGAACCACACGAGCGGCGAAATTGTGAACTACATGGCCGTTGATGTCCAGAGAGTAGGTGACTACTCTTGGTACCTTCATGATATGTGGATGCTTCCTCTACAGATTGTGCTTGCTCTCGGGATCTTGTACAGGAGTGTGGGGGTGGCGGCTGTAGCCACGTTGGCGGCCACAGTTTTCTCTATTATCGCCACCATCCCATTGGCCAAAATCCAAGAGGACTATCAAGACAAATTGATGTCTGCTAAAGATGATCGGATGAGGAAGACTTCGGAGTGTTTGAGGAACATGAGGATTCTGAAACTGCAGGCTTGGGAGGATCGGTACAGGGTCGTGCTTGAGGGAATGAGGAGTACGGAGTTCAAATGGCTTCGAAAGGCTTTATACTCCCAAGCGTTTATCACATTTATATTCTGGAGTTCGCCTATCTTCGTAGCTGCAATCACGTTTGCTACGGCCATAGGATTAGGAACTCAGCTCACTGCAGGAGGCGTTCTCTCCGCGCTTGCAACGTTCAGGATTCTTCAGGAGCCGCTTAGGAATTTTCCTGATCTGGTGTCAATGATGGCTCAGACTAAAGTGTCTCTTGATCGGATATCGGGGTTTCTGCAAGAGGAAGAGCTCCAGGAAGATGCTACGATAATCCTTTGTCAAGGTATGACAGAGACATCAGTGGAGATCAAAGACGGTTGTTTCTCTTGGGATCCTTCGTGGGTAAGGCCAACTTTGTTTGATATTCATCTAAACGTTAAGAGAGGAATGCGAGTAGCTGTCTGCGGAGTCGTTGGTTCCggaaaatcaagttttctttcttgTATACTTGGAGAAATACCTAAAATCTCGGGTGAA GTTAGAATATGCGGTAGTGCTGCTTATGTTTCACAATCCGCATGGATCCAGTCTGGGAATATAGAAGAAAATATTCTCTTCGGCAGTCCAATGGACAAGGCCAAGTACAAGAACGTTATACACGCTTGCTCActgaaacgggacttggagctCTTCTCACATGGCGATCAGACCATTATCGGTGACAGAGGCATAAACCTCAGCGGTGGTCAGAAGCAGAGAGTTCAGCTAGCAAGAGCGCTTTACCAGGATGCTGATGTTTATCTGCTGGACGACCCTTTCAGTGCTGTTGACGCTCACACTGGCTCCGAACTCTTCAAG GAATACATATTGACGGCTCTGGCAGACAAGACTGTGATATTTGTAACTCATCAAGTCGAGTTTCTTCCTACCACGGATCTTATATTG GTCCTTAGGGATGGCCAAATTATACAGTCAGGTAAGTATGAGGAACTGCTACAAGCAGGAACGGATTTCTTATCACTTGTGTCTGCTCATCATGAAGCAATTGAAGCAATGGACATTCCAAGCCATTCATCAGAGGACTCTGATAGCCATCATGGGATAGACCAGTCATTGCCACACAATCCAAAATCCAACGCTTCCTCGAGCAACATTGAGATTCTGGCCAAGGAGGTCCAAGAAGGGCCGTCGGGGTCTAACCAGAAAGCCACCAaggagaaaaagaaagcaaaacgGCTGAGGAAGAAACAACTGGTTCAAGAAGAGGAACGTGTCCGGGGACGAGTCAATATGAAGGTGTACTGGTCATATATGGCTGCAGCCTATAAAGGGCTTTTGATTCCGCTCATAATCATTGCGCAGACTCTGTTTCAGTTCCTACAGATTGCAAGTAACTGGTGGATGGCCTGGGCAAATCCGCAAACAGAGGGAGACCAAGCTAAAGTGAGCTCCACGGTCCTACTCCTTGTATTTATTGCGCTAGCATTTGGTAGCTCAGTGTTTATCTTTGTCCGAGCGATTCTGGTCGCCACGTTCGGCCTCGTAGCTGCTCAGAAGCTGTTTCTGAACATGCTCAGAAGTGTTTTCCGCGCGCCAATGTCGTTTTTCGACTCGACTCCTGCTGGAAGGATCTTAAATCGG GTGTCCATTGATCAAAGCGTGGTGGATCTTGATATTCCTTTTAGGCTCGGAGGATTTGCATCAACAACAATACAGCTCATTGGCATTGTTGGTGTGATGACAAACGTTACATGGCAAGTGTTTCTTCTTGTAATTCCAACTGGCATTGCTTGCTTGTGGATGCAG AAATACTACATGGCATCGTCTAGAGAGCTGGTTCGGATAGTGAGCATACAGAAATCTCCAATAATCCATCTATTTGGGGAGTCAATCGCGGGTGCAGCAACAATCAGAGGGTTTGGCCAAGAAAAGCGTTTCATGAAGAGAAACCTCTATTTACTGGACTGCTTTGCCCGCCCTTTCTTTTGCAGCATCGCTGCTATAGAGTGGCTCTGTTTACGCATGGAGTTGCTTTCCACTTTCGTCTTTGCCTTCTGCATGATCCTGCTCGTCAGCTTTCCACATGGAACAATCGATCCAA GCATGGCCGGTCTTGCAGTAACGTATGGCCTTAATTTAAACGCTCGCCTTTCCCGGTGGATACTTAGCTTTTGTAAGCTCGAGAACAAAATCATCTCCATCGAAAGAATCTATCAGTATAGTCAGATTCCCAGTGAAGCCCCTACGTTCATCGAGGACGCTCACCCTCCTCCTTCGTGGCCAGAAAATGGAGCCATTGAGATCAACAATTTGAAG GTTCGCTATGGAGAAAATCTGCCAACTGTACTCCACGGAGTCAACTGTGTATTCCCTGGTGGCAAGAAGATTGGGATTGTGGGGCGCACAGGAAGTGGCAAATCAACGCTGATCCAAGCGCTGTTCAGGCTGATAGAGCCATATGCAGGACAAATAATCATTGATGGCATCGATATCTCCTCCATTGGCCTTCACGACCTCCGTGGCCGTCTCAGCATCATTCCCCAAGACCCCACCTTGTTTGAAGGCACTATTCGAGGAAACCTCGACCCTCTCGAAGAACACACTGATCAAGAAGTTTGGCAGGCTCTAGATAAGTCACAGTTGGGGGACATAGTTCGTGCTAAAGACCAGAAGCTCGATACTCCAG TGTTAGAAAATGGAGATAACTGGAGTGTTGGGCAGAGGCAGCTGGTGTCTCTTGGGCGTGCATTGCTTAAACAAGCGAGAATTCTTGTGCTTGATGAAGCAACTGCTTCGGTTGACTCAGCCACTGATAATCTCATCCAGAAGATTTTGAGAACAGAGTTTGGTGATTGCACCGTCTGCACTATCGCACATCGGATCCCCACTGTGATCGATAGTGACTTGGTTCTGGTTCTAAGCGATG GTCTTGTTGCGGAATTCGACACGCCAACACGACTTCTAGAGGATAAGTCTTCGATGTTCCTTCGACTGGTGACAGAATACTCATCGAGATCAAGTGGCATACCTGACTTCTGA